From the Haladaptatus sp. DJG-WS-42 genome, the window GGACGTGATACGAGACGTTTGAGACAGAGATATTGGTGGGGTAGATTCGTGATATGTAGAGGGTATTTACCTCGGGAATTTCCGCCGTTGAGTGAGCACGTTCTGGGTTTGCTTCATTGTAAATTACAACCTCTGTCTGTTCCCCATTTGTTAGCTCAGACGCTGGTATTTCGATTATCGCAGTTCGCCACTCCGAACGTAGCTCATCCGTATCGTACGTTCCATTTTCAGCGGCTTTCTGTGGGTCGTAGACCTTTCGATTCCATGAGACAATGGTTTCGTCGGCTCCAACTACGTCAACCCCGAGTGAAACATTGTACGTACTCTTGGTGAATTTGAACGGTGCAGACTTAACTCTAAATCTAACCGTCTCGTTGGCGAAGTATGGTCCGGTCGAAATTTCTTCTATTTCACCTACGTTCGGTGCAAAGTAATCGTGGAAATTGTATGAGCGAGACTCGGTATTATCTAACCGGTCAATTACTGTGATCTTCGCAAGTTCGAAAGAATCAAACTTGGCTGTAGAGTTATCCGCTGTGATTGGGACTGCGCCTTGAGACCAGGTATAGCGCAATTTTGATCCGTCAGGGTCGAACGAATTGCTTGCATCAACGACGATACCCCAATCAGGCTTATAGAAGCCAGTACCGTCATAGATTACTTCAATACGGAGTTCCGGGTCGCTTGGAGTGATTTCAAGTATATTCGAAGTAGACCCGCTGAAAATTTCTGAGTTTGAACTGCGCGTAGACACAGACCATGTTTGCTTTATCTCAAACGTTCCAGGAACATTGGCAGCCCAATAAGAATGAATTGTAAGGACGTCAGTTTGTGGATTATAGTCGCGAATACGGCGATAATCACTTTGTTGTAATTCAAACTTTTCCGAATTTTCATAGTGGCCACTAGACACATCGAAATCATCCGGGTCGACGCCGTTCAAGTCCACCTCCAACACATGATGTGCTGCGTAGCGACTGGCATTGATTCGGGTATGGTACGAATCGACTGGTGTATTCACAAACTCGCTACTGAGAACAACCGGTTTGCCGACTGGTGTGACGACTTGGGAAGTAGTCGAAACCTGCCCCTTCGAATCCACAGCTCTGACGGTAATGGTTTGATTCTGTTGTGTTGTTACACGCTCGCTGAATCGAAGATCGAGCTGCGCTCCACTATTTGGATTGGCCAGTCTGGTTGCTTGCATCGAGGTTGAATCTATTTGTGTGCCATCTACGGACACTGACACAGACTCGAGGTTTCCGTATGCGTCCGACCCGGAGGCAAGCCCAGTAATCGACCCGAACCATTGCAGCTGTGAGAGTGTGACGTTTGGCTGTGGGTCAGCAACAACGCGGGTTGTTGAATCGTCGAATCGAGCGATGTTCTCAGAGCCATCGGTGTACGTGACGATTGCGAAAAGCGAGTGGTCACCCGGAGTCCACGTCAGGTTCTGTGTTGTGCCAGTGGCGGTGACAGTACCGTCTTTGTACCAGGACACGCGGTCGACCGCGTTTGCAGTGCCGGTCAGCGTGATCGAATAGGAACCACGGAGTGGGCGCGCACCAAGAACGGTCTGCGGGCCAGAAATCGTGGGAGTGCGACCAGACGCGAGAGACCGTGGCGGTGTGTTGGCTTCATCCGACGGAGACTTGCCATCAGTGGTGTTTCCACCGCCCGACGAGGGTACGGAGGTTGCCTGAATCGCCCATGTATCAGAGGCGGTCAACCCATCGTGGTCGTATACGGTCGCACGAACGGTGTGTGAACCAATCGTTCCAAAGGTTGTAGACAGCGTATTCGTTGGCTGTCCAGCAGAGAGTGAACGATTCGTAACAACTCGGCCGTCGACCGTCCATACAATATGAGAAAGTGGGGCACCTCCCCGCGAGATGGTTGCATTGGTTGTGGCAGCAGTTCCGGCTTCGATAGTCTGCACACCAGCGAGTGTCACGTCTGGTGGATTTCCTGTTTCGACGGTGATATAGAGCGTATCAGTCCGCTTCGCGCCCGCATCGTCGGTGACGGTGACTGAGACAGTGTATTCGCCAGTTTGGGTGGGGCGAAATTCAGTGCGCGCGCACGAGCGACAGCGCGGAGCGAGGAGTGTCCCATTCGGAGCGTAGATTTCCCAGTCGTAGGCAGTAAGTTGCCCGTCTGGGTCGCGTGAGCCGGTCGCGTCGAGTTGGACAACAGTGCCACGCGAAACAGTCTGATCGAGACCTGCATCTGCGAGTGGCGCTTCGTTCGTCGGTGACAGAGCGACCACCGGTGAAATGAGCGACAAGACGACCACGATAGCGAGAGCGACTGAGCGTATCATATCGGAATTGTCAGAAATTACAAACGCTATAGTTTATAAAATTTAACATTCGCGTATTATTTAATTTACAGTGTTTAGACCAATTCTTGGGAGAGTTATCGAAGAGAGAAATGTACGTCGGAAAATCGGACACTGCGCAAGGATATTCCGCTCATTTTTACCCACCCGCCCCTACCGATGAGGTATGTCTGTCTACCGCGGGATTCTCTTCCGGGCATTCGTCGCGGGTGTCATCGCGTTCGCGTTGGCGACGGCAATCGGGATGCTCACCAAAGATTTTGCAGCGAGTTTTCCAAGCGGGCTTGGCGTCGGAATTGGAGTTGCGCTCTCGATTGCCCTGACCGGCCTCTGGCTCGCCCGCGGTGGGTGATAAATCGGGTAAAACAGGCCGCTTACGGGGGCGAAACGCTATATTTCCAGACTCCCTCCGTTCAGCCATGAGCACAGAGACGCAAGCGACAGAAGACGACGTGCGAGAACGCATCCGGTTGTTCATGATGCGAAACTTCCCGCAGATTCAGATGCACGGTGGGAGTGCAGCGATTCAGGACTTAGACCTCGAGAACGGTGAGGTCTCTATCTCTCTGGGTGGGGCGTGCAGCGGTTGTGGCATCTCTCCGATGACGGTGCAGGCGCTCAAACACCGCCTCGTCGCTGAGATTCCAGAAATCAACGCGGTCCACGCCTACACCGGGATGGACAGCGCGCCGAGCATGCCGTCCTTTTCTGGACAGGATGATGACGAGAACCGCCCACAAGCACCCTTCTAAACGCCTTTCTATGTTCCGGCTATACACCGGTTATGAACGATACGAGAGCGCGCGTGCTGGCTGCGCTCGCAGACGGCTCGCTCTCCGGGCCTGAGCTCGCCGAAAAGCTCGAGATTTCGCGGGCGGCCGTCTGGAAACACGTCGAAGCGCTTCGCGAGGCCGGATTCGTAATTGAGAGTGATGGAGACGGCTACGTTCTCACGGAAATTCCCGAATACGGCGGCCCCGCCGTCGAATTTGGCCTCGACGCCCCCTACAGCATCGAATATCACGAGTCGATTGATAGTACGAACCGGCGGGCGCGTGAGCTGGCCAAAGAGGGCGCAGAAAACGTCGTCGTGCTCGCAGACGAGCAGACAGGGAGCCGCGGGAGACTAAATCGCGACTGGCAAGCACCCGCCGGTGGCGTCTGGATGAGTCTCGTACTCCGGCCCGAACTTCCGACAGCTCATGCGCCCCTGTTGACGCTCGCTGCCGCCGTTGCAGTCACAAAAGTTGCACGAGAGGCGGGCGTCGAAGCCGTCATCAAGTGGCCAAACGACGTGCTTGTTTCGACAGCCGACGGCGAGAAGAAGCTCTGTGGCATCCTCACTGAGATGGCGGGTGAAGCAGACCGTGTCTCGTGGGTCGTCGTCGGCATTGGCATCAACGCAAATTTGGATGCAGACGAGATTCCAGAGACAGCGACGAGCCTCCAGCTAGAAGGTGAAACGGTAAACCGCCGAATCGTGGTGCAGCGCGTTCTTGAGGAGTTTACTGTCCTCGCAGCCGATACGGACGCAATCCTGCCTGCGTGGCGTGAATATGCGCTCACGCTCGGCCAGTATGTGCGCGTAGAAACGGCAAACGGCGACGTACTCGGCGAGGCAGTGGACGTAGAGTTCCCGGGGACGCTGGTGTTAGAAACAGAAGACGGCACGGTCCGCATTTCGGCGGGTGAGTGCGAGCACCTCCGGCCGGTTCAGTCGCGCTGAGAGGTGACGCGGACGGTCAACACCGGAGTATCGGACGTTCGCACGACTTTTTCTGCCACACTCCCCAGCAGCAGGCGGTCGATACCGCCCCGACCGTGGGTACCCATGAATATCAGGTCACAGTCCTCATTTTTCGCATAACGGACGATTTCTTTACTCGGTGAGCCTTCGAGGAGAACACGCGTTACCGGAACGCGGCCGTCGATGAGTTCTTCCAGCCTGTCGAGTGCCGTATCGCCCTCGTTCGAGAGCATTTCGCTCAC encodes:
- a CDS encoding NifU family protein produces the protein MSTETQATEDDVRERIRLFMMRNFPQIQMHGGSAAIQDLDLENGEVSISLGGACSGCGISPMTVQALKHRLVAEIPEINAVHAYTGMDSAPSMPSFSGQDDDENRPQAPF
- a CDS encoding PKD domain-containing protein: MIRSVALAIVVVLSLISPVVALSPTNEAPLADAGLDQTVSRGTVVQLDATGSRDPDGQLTAYDWEIYAPNGTLLAPRCRSCARTEFRPTQTGEYTVSVTVTDDAGAKRTDTLYITVETGNPPDVTLAGVQTIEAGTAATTNATISRGGAPLSHIVWTVDGRVVTNRSLSAGQPTNTLSTTFGTIGSHTVRATVYDHDGLTASDTWAIQATSVPSSGGGNTTDGKSPSDEANTPPRSLASGRTPTISGPQTVLGARPLRGSYSITLTGTANAVDRVSWYKDGTVTATGTTQNLTWTPGDHSLFAIVTYTDGSENIARFDDSTTRVVADPQPNVTLSQLQWFGSITGLASGSDAYGNLESVSVSVDGTQIDSTSMQATRLANPNSGAQLDLRFSERVTTQQNQTITVRAVDSKGQVSTTSQVVTPVGKPVVLSSEFVNTPVDSYHTRINASRYAAHHVLEVDLNGVDPDDFDVSSGHYENSEKFELQQSDYRRIRDYNPQTDVLTIHSYWAANVPGTFEIKQTWSVSTRSSNSEIFSGSTSNILEITPSDPELRIEVIYDGTGFYKPDWGIVVDASNSFDPDGSKLRYTWSQGAVPITADNSTAKFDSFELAKITVIDRLDNTESRSYNFHDYFAPNVGEIEEISTGPYFANETVRFRVKSAPFKFTKSTYNVSLGVDVVGADETIVSWNRKVYDPQKAAENGTYDTDELRSEWRTAIIEIPASELTNGEQTEVVIYNEANPERAHSTAEIPEVNTLYISRIYPTNISVSNVSYHVQKPRIRQVTALSESSRDARLADGYTVTRESNTGTEYTIEHLEKIQDAQYTTQTESFGTRRYRDVFLRSNPSWSTAGTSSHIERWTTVETEWRDSQSGRGEFTGNTRQVKVDDADYRLLKEYEHEYTVERTGYRTTSRCIGYGICLPSRERYTYTDEETETYWATSKRSWGDDFTGDTRKEKIDSADYETQYEYRYEEQHQETTTSYIAERTVLSQSAQYEWQHYKTTTNPATAKSLSKLSSEYRIGDTEPTTEWVMTKQIGVTDAWYDHYGDEANVIETTATVTNDHVVEYRSSKTGEKTRVVSQDSTQTYRASGAKSKQEIIDSLSNGGSTGNCNTQSGAVRHCV
- a CDS encoding universal stress protein, coding for MYERILVPTDGSDGIDSVVEQVVQLAQVHDATIHAVYVINTASFANLPMETSWDGVSEMLSNEGDTALDRLEELIDGRVPVTRVLLEGSPSKEIVRYAKNEDCDLIFMGTHGRGGIDRLLLGSVAEKVVRTSDTPVLTVRVTSQRD
- a CDS encoding biotin--[acetyl-CoA-carboxylase] ligase gives rise to the protein MNDTRARVLAALADGSLSGPELAEKLEISRAAVWKHVEALREAGFVIESDGDGYVLTEIPEYGGPAVEFGLDAPYSIEYHESIDSTNRRARELAKEGAENVVVLADEQTGSRGRLNRDWQAPAGGVWMSLVLRPELPTAHAPLLTLAAAVAVTKVAREAGVEAVIKWPNDVLVSTADGEKKLCGILTEMAGEADRVSWVVVGIGINANLDADEIPETATSLQLEGETVNRRIVVQRVLEEFTVLAADTDAILPAWREYALTLGQYVRVETANGDVLGEAVDVEFPGTLVLETEDGTVRISAGECEHLRPVQSR